A single genomic interval of Pyrus communis chromosome 7, drPyrComm1.1, whole genome shotgun sequence harbors:
- the LOC137741162 gene encoding uncharacterized protein isoform X3, whose protein sequence is MAVEFRSGLDDAWYDVLIANDGCDRLRVKFVGFGDDHDELYEVSELSSFNDIDEFSRRFRPLSVQVQDTDCSQVVKGMLVCASHSIRRGDRRFYDAVVKKVVHEEHRFVKGEEECSCSFILFWRHGPKAGSLTAQSLDTICRVQPRTNKMHPLLNSFLKTAREKIETTLSNISTIPREVAYDAKTCTPNYRHKLSLSLSINKDKRTSRRPLSLISSLKDGIVNPSQGAGHDMDVEEVPYVMTIENLEKGLSPLKIVEFIHQQLSISCQAFVSPSLSSEWYTRGIILLDSRKNVDKLSDFLESPDHIIISSSGRPWVMTEKRRAHDRLRGSIVNSMLISQKLLERRRTNTCNELKVVSSGTEEYMRGKLLQDLFCEYSNQQHRLHQKLLVEEGKIWQLFNAA, encoded by the exons ATGGCGGTGGAGTTCAGGTCTGGCTTGGACGACGCCTGGTACGACGTCCTGATAGCGAACGACGGCTGTGATCGACTGAGAGTGAAGTTCGTCGGCTTCGGCGACGACCATGACGAGCTTTATGAAGTGAGCGAGTTGAGTTCGTTCAACGACATCGACGAGTTCAGCCGGAGGTTCAGGCCGTTGTCCGTACAAGTTCAGGACACGGATTGCTCTCAGGTGGTGAAGGGCATGCTCGTCTGTGCCTCTCACTCCATTCGCCGCGGTGATCGCCGCTTCTACGACGCCGTTGTCAAAAAG GTGGTGCATGAGGAACATCGGTTTGTAAAAGGAGAGGAAGAATGTTCATGCAGCTTCATCCTCTTTTGGAGACACGGTCCAAAAGCAGGGTCTTTAACCGCTCAATCTCTCGATACCATTTGCAGAGTCCAGCCTCGTACAAACAAAATGCATCCGCTTTTGAACTCTTTTCTAAAAACAGCCAGGGAGAAAATTGAAACCACTCTTTCTAATATTTCGACAATTCCTCGTGAAGTTGCTTATGACGCAAAAACTTGTACGCCCAACTATAGGCACAAGTTAAGCCTTTCTCTAAGTATAAACAAG GACAAAAGAACTTCAAGGCGACCCTTAAGTCTCATCTCGTCTCTTAAAG ATGGGATTGTCAATCCTTCTCAGGGGGCTGGGCACGACATGGATGTAGAAGAGGTTCCCTATGTAATGACCATTGAGAATCTGGAGAAGGGGTTATCACCATTAAAGATCGTGGAATTTATACATCAACAACTTTCAATCTCATGTCAAGCATTTGTTTCACCAAGTCTGTCATCTGAGTGGTATACACGAGGAATCATCCTGCTGGATAGCAGAAAGAATGTTGACAAGTTATCCGACTTTTTGGAGAGTCCCGATCACATCATTATTTCTTCAAGCGGAAG GCCTTGGGTCATGACTGAGAAAAGACGAGCACATGACAGACTAAGGGGTTCAATCGTAAACTCCATGCTTATATCGCAG AAACTACTAGAGCGTAGAAGAACAAATACTTGCAACGAATTGAAAGTGGTCAGTTCTGGAACTGAAGAATACATGAGAGGCAAGCTTCTGCAAGATTtattttgtgagtattctaatcaGCAACACCGGCTTCACCAGAAGTTACTTGTCGAAGAGGGAAAGATCTGGCAGCTATTTAACGCAGCGTAG
- the LOC137741162 gene encoding uncharacterized protein isoform X1 has translation MAVEFRSGLDDAWYDVLIANDGCDRLRVKFVGFGDDHDELYEVSELSSFNDIDEFSRRFRPLSVQVQDTDCSQVVKGMLVCASHSIRRGDRRFYDAVVKKVVHEEHRFVKGEEECSCSFILFWRHGPKAGSLTAQSLDTICRVQPRTNKMHPLLNSFLKTAREKIETTLSNISTIPREVAYDAKTCTPNYRHKLSLSLSINKDKRTSRRPLSLISSLKDGIVNPSQGAGHDMDVEEVPYVMTIENLEKGLSPLKIVEFIHQQLSISCQAFVSPSLSSEWYTRGIILLDSRKNVDKLSDFLESPDHIIISSSGSECPKYRLLVWWRSLFQASNTALHIRPWVMTEKRRAHDRLRGSIVNSMLISQKLLERRRTNTCNELKVVSSGTEEYMRGKLLQDLFCEYSNQQHRLHQKLLVEEGKIWQLFNAA, from the exons ATGGCGGTGGAGTTCAGGTCTGGCTTGGACGACGCCTGGTACGACGTCCTGATAGCGAACGACGGCTGTGATCGACTGAGAGTGAAGTTCGTCGGCTTCGGCGACGACCATGACGAGCTTTATGAAGTGAGCGAGTTGAGTTCGTTCAACGACATCGACGAGTTCAGCCGGAGGTTCAGGCCGTTGTCCGTACAAGTTCAGGACACGGATTGCTCTCAGGTGGTGAAGGGCATGCTCGTCTGTGCCTCTCACTCCATTCGCCGCGGTGATCGCCGCTTCTACGACGCCGTTGTCAAAAAG GTGGTGCATGAGGAACATCGGTTTGTAAAAGGAGAGGAAGAATGTTCATGCAGCTTCATCCTCTTTTGGAGACACGGTCCAAAAGCAGGGTCTTTAACCGCTCAATCTCTCGATACCATTTGCAGAGTCCAGCCTCGTACAAACAAAATGCATCCGCTTTTGAACTCTTTTCTAAAAACAGCCAGGGAGAAAATTGAAACCACTCTTTCTAATATTTCGACAATTCCTCGTGAAGTTGCTTATGACGCAAAAACTTGTACGCCCAACTATAGGCACAAGTTAAGCCTTTCTCTAAGTATAAACAAG GACAAAAGAACTTCAAGGCGACCCTTAAGTCTCATCTCGTCTCTTAAAG ATGGGATTGTCAATCCTTCTCAGGGGGCTGGGCACGACATGGATGTAGAAGAGGTTCCCTATGTAATGACCATTGAGAATCTGGAGAAGGGGTTATCACCATTAAAGATCGTGGAATTTATACATCAACAACTTTCAATCTCATGTCAAGCATTTGTTTCACCAAGTCTGTCATCTGAGTGGTATACACGAGGAATCATCCTGCTGGATAGCAGAAAGAATGTTGACAAGTTATCCGACTTTTTGGAGAGTCCCGATCACATCATTATTTCTTCAAGCGGAAG TGAGTGTCCAAAATACAGACTCTTGGTTTGGTGGAGATCTTTGTTTCAAGCCTCCAATACCGCTCTTCACATACG GCCTTGGGTCATGACTGAGAAAAGACGAGCACATGACAGACTAAGGGGTTCAATCGTAAACTCCATGCTTATATCGCAG AAACTACTAGAGCGTAGAAGAACAAATACTTGCAACGAATTGAAAGTGGTCAGTTCTGGAACTGAAGAATACATGAGAGGCAAGCTTCTGCAAGATTtattttgtgagtattctaatcaGCAACACCGGCTTCACCAGAAGTTACTTGTCGAAGAGGGAAAGATCTGGCAGCTATTTAACGCAGCGTAG
- the LOC137741162 gene encoding uncharacterized protein isoform X4, which yields MAVEFRSGLDDAWYDVLIANDGCDRLRVKFVGFGDDHDELYEVSELSSFNDIDEFSRRFRPLSVQVQDTDCSQVVKGMLVCASHSIRRGDRRFYDAVVKKDKRTSRRPLSLISSLKDGIVNPSQGAGHDMDVEEVPYVMTIENLEKGLSPLKIVEFIHQQLSISCQAFVSPSLSSEWYTRGIILLDSRKNVDKLSDFLESPDHIIISSSGSECPKYRLLVWWRSLFQASNTALHIRPWVMTEKRRAHDRLRGSIVNSMLISQKLLERRRTNTCNELKVVSSGTEEYMRGKLLQDLFCEYSNQQHRLHQKLLVEEGKIWQLFNAA from the exons ATGGCGGTGGAGTTCAGGTCTGGCTTGGACGACGCCTGGTACGACGTCCTGATAGCGAACGACGGCTGTGATCGACTGAGAGTGAAGTTCGTCGGCTTCGGCGACGACCATGACGAGCTTTATGAAGTGAGCGAGTTGAGTTCGTTCAACGACATCGACGAGTTCAGCCGGAGGTTCAGGCCGTTGTCCGTACAAGTTCAGGACACGGATTGCTCTCAGGTGGTGAAGGGCATGCTCGTCTGTGCCTCTCACTCCATTCGCCGCGGTGATCGCCGCTTCTACGACGCCGTTGTCAAAAAG GACAAAAGAACTTCAAGGCGACCCTTAAGTCTCATCTCGTCTCTTAAAG ATGGGATTGTCAATCCTTCTCAGGGGGCTGGGCACGACATGGATGTAGAAGAGGTTCCCTATGTAATGACCATTGAGAATCTGGAGAAGGGGTTATCACCATTAAAGATCGTGGAATTTATACATCAACAACTTTCAATCTCATGTCAAGCATTTGTTTCACCAAGTCTGTCATCTGAGTGGTATACACGAGGAATCATCCTGCTGGATAGCAGAAAGAATGTTGACAAGTTATCCGACTTTTTGGAGAGTCCCGATCACATCATTATTTCTTCAAGCGGAAG TGAGTGTCCAAAATACAGACTCTTGGTTTGGTGGAGATCTTTGTTTCAAGCCTCCAATACCGCTCTTCACATACG GCCTTGGGTCATGACTGAGAAAAGACGAGCACATGACAGACTAAGGGGTTCAATCGTAAACTCCATGCTTATATCGCAG AAACTACTAGAGCGTAGAAGAACAAATACTTGCAACGAATTGAAAGTGGTCAGTTCTGGAACTGAAGAATACATGAGAGGCAAGCTTCTGCAAGATTtattttgtgagtattctaatcaGCAACACCGGCTTCACCAGAAGTTACTTGTCGAAGAGGGAAAGATCTGGCAGCTATTTAACGCAGCGTAG
- the LOC137739080 gene encoding uncharacterized protein — MSLTNATFMSCNFLSLPLKNPTLRNSLLQPQNSNPRIPLSQKSSKVPIFFATQFCKTSIFTSHKEKCRLQICQSTLNGQEPEDPVLSEGENGGAGKNWTTSILLFVLWGALMFYVLTLSPNQTPSRDMYFLKKLLNLKGDDGFRMNDVLVSVWYIMGLWPLVYSMLMLPTARSSKSKVPVWPFLILSCFGGVYALLPYFVLWKPPPPPVDKSELTRWPLNFLESKLTAWISLAAGLGIVIYAGLASGADWNEYYQYFNESKFIHVMSLDFTLLSAFAPFWVYNDMTSRKWFDKGSWLLFLSLVPLIGPALYLVLRPPLSAEAEAEAEAAAPSLTEPK; from the exons ATGTCGTTGACTAATGCCACCTTCATGTCCTGCAACTTCCTATCCCTTCCACTCAAGAACCCGACTCTCAGAAACTCACTGCTCCAACCCCAAAACTCCAATCCCAGAATTCCACTTTCCCAGAAAAGCTCAAAAGTTCCAATCTTTTTTGCAACCCAATTTTGCAAAACTTCAATCTTTACATCCCACAAGGAAAAGTGTCGTCTCCAAATTTGTCAGAGTACCTTGAATGGTCAGGAACCAGAAGACCCAGTTTTGAGTGAGGGAGAAAATGGAGGTGCTGGGAAGAACTGGACGACTTCAATTTTGCTGTTTGTTTTGTGGGGGGCACTCATGTTCTATGTGCTCACCCTTTCCCCGAACCAGACTCCG TCAAGGGACATGTATTTCTTGAAGAAACTCTTGAATTTGAAGGGAGATGACGGTTTTCGAATGAATGACGTGCTTGTGTCTGTTTGGTACATAATGGGTTTGTGGCCTTTGGTCTATAGCATGTTGATGCTTCCAACAGCGAGAAG CTCAAAAAGCAAAGTTCCCGTCTGGCCGTTCCTGATACTTTCATGCTTTGGCGGTGTATACGCTCTTCTTCCCTATTTTGTACTGTGGAAGCCGCCGCCACCTCCTGTTGATAAAAGTGAGCTCACAAGATGGCCTCTCAACTTTCTAGAATCTAAATTGACTGCTTGG ATATCACTTGCTGCAGGACTGGGAATAGTAATCTATGCAGGCCTGGCTAGTGGGGCTGACTGGAACGAATATTACCAGTACTTCAATGAAAGCAAATTT ATCCATGTGATGAGCCTTGATTTCACTTTACTATCTGCATTTGCTCCGTTTTGGGTCTACAACGATATGACCTCCCGGAAATG GTTTGACAAAGGTTCTTGGCTTCTGTTCTTATCATTGGTGCCACTCATAGGCCCTGCTTTGTATCTCGTCTTACGGCCACCACTAtcagcagaagcagaagcagaagcagaagcagctGCACCGAGCCTCACGGAACCAAAATAG
- the LOC137740464 gene encoding F-box/kelch-repeat protein At3g06240-like, producing the protein MAKDLPCRRQQLLLRPLTDEYDDNNVIEILSRLPVKSLIRFRCVCKSGLALISDYYFVMKHCNHAVMESNFACNRFRFLSSIRPPESIDYKELLLFDTKDYDDGSCVASTELRLPKRLDGTTVVGSCNGLICLHQQTYDCLFLCNPSTGDVNRLPLLPTSFPSSGQLFEGFGYDSTAHDYKVVMGIDCKTATGALTTTTVAVFSLKTGSWKTTENLKYVDLDEIGCFLNGAIHWRQPKLARIIAFDLVQEKFQGNTVPLPELANENTSVTIGTVIRNNSLFVSYNTNPVHPAITIWVMKEYGFAESWTKFIIHTSGWSLRGIALIYIEPVCILENGQVLLSFYLIGGNYGLLLYNPQEKTHKIVHESHKFEVETLVMYVETLVSPKNGVGI; encoded by the coding sequence ATGGCGAAGGACCTCCCATGCCGGCGGCAGCAACTGCTTCTACGGCCTCTGACCGATGAGTACGATGATAACAATGTTATTGAGATACTGTCAAGGCTTCCAGTAAAATCTCTAATAAGATTCCGGTGTGTGTGCAAGTCAGGGCTGGCTTTAATCTCcgattattattttgttatgaaGCATTGTAACCACGCAGTCATGGAATCCAACTTCGCGTGTAACAGATTCAGATTTCTATCTTCAATCAGACCTCCGGAATCCATAGACTACAAAGAACTATTATTATTCGACACAAAGGATTATGATGATGGTAGTTGTGTTGCAAGCACAGAGCTTCGTTTACCAAAACGGCTGGATGGCACAACAGTTGTGGGTTCTTGCAACGGCTTGATATGTTTACATCAACAGACCTACGACTGCTTGTTCTTATGCAACCCTAGCACCGGAGACGTCAACAGGTTACCACTATTACCAACTTCTTTTCCTTCGAGTGGTCAATTGTTCGAAGGATTCGGTTATGATTCCACCGCTCATGATTACAAGGTCGTAATGGGAATCGACTGTAAAACAGCAACAGGTGCGCTTACTACCACCACAGTCGCTGTCTTTTCACTGAAAACGGGTTCATGGAAAACCACGGAAAACCTCAAGTATGTGGACTTGGATGAGATCGGATGCTTCTTAAATGGAGCTATACATTGGCGGCAACCAAAGCTTGCAAGAATCATCGCTTTCGATTTAGTGCAGGAGAAGTTTCAAGGAAATACGGTGCCACTGCCCGAGCTTGCCAATGAAAATACCTCCGTGACAATTGGGACGGTCATACGAAATAATTCTCTGTTTGTTAGTTATAACACAAATCCCGTCCATCCTGCGATTACAATTTGGGTGATGAAGGAGTATGGCTTTGCGGAATCTTGGACTAAATTCATCATCCATACTTCAGGATGGAGTTTACGTGGAATTGCCTTAATTTATATTGAGCCTGTATGCATTTTGGAGAATGGCCAAGTTTTGTTGAGCTTCTATCTGATCGGAGGCAACTACGGCTTGCTATTATACAATCCACAGGAAAAGACACATAAGATTGTTCATGAGAGTCATAAATTCGAAGTAGAGACTTTAGTTATGTACGTAGAGACTTTAGTTTCACCAAAAAATGGAGTTGGAATATGA
- the LOC137741162 gene encoding uncharacterized protein isoform X2 produces the protein MAVEFRSGLDDAWYDVLIANDGCDRLRVKFVGFGDDHDELYEVSELSSFNDIDEFSRRFRPLSVQVQDTDCSQVVKGMLVCASHSIRRGDRRFYDAVVKKVVHEEHRFVKGEEECSCSFILFWRHGPKAGSLTAQSLDTICRVQPRTNKMHPLLNSFLKTAREKIETTLSNISTIPREVAYDAKTCTPNYRHKLSLSLSINKDKRTSRRPLSLISSLKDGIVNPSQGAGHDMDVEEVPYVMTIENLEKGLSPLKIVEFIHQQLSISCQAFVSPSLSSEWYTRGIILLDSRKNVDKLSDFLESPDHIIISSSGRLLVWWRSLFQASNTALHIRPWVMTEKRRAHDRLRGSIVNSMLISQKLLERRRTNTCNELKVVSSGTEEYMRGKLLQDLFCEYSNQQHRLHQKLLVEEGKIWQLFNAA, from the exons ATGGCGGTGGAGTTCAGGTCTGGCTTGGACGACGCCTGGTACGACGTCCTGATAGCGAACGACGGCTGTGATCGACTGAGAGTGAAGTTCGTCGGCTTCGGCGACGACCATGACGAGCTTTATGAAGTGAGCGAGTTGAGTTCGTTCAACGACATCGACGAGTTCAGCCGGAGGTTCAGGCCGTTGTCCGTACAAGTTCAGGACACGGATTGCTCTCAGGTGGTGAAGGGCATGCTCGTCTGTGCCTCTCACTCCATTCGCCGCGGTGATCGCCGCTTCTACGACGCCGTTGTCAAAAAG GTGGTGCATGAGGAACATCGGTTTGTAAAAGGAGAGGAAGAATGTTCATGCAGCTTCATCCTCTTTTGGAGACACGGTCCAAAAGCAGGGTCTTTAACCGCTCAATCTCTCGATACCATTTGCAGAGTCCAGCCTCGTACAAACAAAATGCATCCGCTTTTGAACTCTTTTCTAAAAACAGCCAGGGAGAAAATTGAAACCACTCTTTCTAATATTTCGACAATTCCTCGTGAAGTTGCTTATGACGCAAAAACTTGTACGCCCAACTATAGGCACAAGTTAAGCCTTTCTCTAAGTATAAACAAG GACAAAAGAACTTCAAGGCGACCCTTAAGTCTCATCTCGTCTCTTAAAG ATGGGATTGTCAATCCTTCTCAGGGGGCTGGGCACGACATGGATGTAGAAGAGGTTCCCTATGTAATGACCATTGAGAATCTGGAGAAGGGGTTATCACCATTAAAGATCGTGGAATTTATACATCAACAACTTTCAATCTCATGTCAAGCATTTGTTTCACCAAGTCTGTCATCTGAGTGGTATACACGAGGAATCATCCTGCTGGATAGCAGAAAGAATGTTGACAAGTTATCCGACTTTTTGGAGAGTCCCGATCACATCATTATTTCTTCAAGCGGAAG ACTCTTGGTTTGGTGGAGATCTTTGTTTCAAGCCTCCAATACCGCTCTTCACATACG GCCTTGGGTCATGACTGAGAAAAGACGAGCACATGACAGACTAAGGGGTTCAATCGTAAACTCCATGCTTATATCGCAG AAACTACTAGAGCGTAGAAGAACAAATACTTGCAACGAATTGAAAGTGGTCAGTTCTGGAACTGAAGAATACATGAGAGGCAAGCTTCTGCAAGATTtattttgtgagtattctaatcaGCAACACCGGCTTCACCAGAAGTTACTTGTCGAAGAGGGAAAGATCTGGCAGCTATTTAACGCAGCGTAG
- the LOC137739079 gene encoding long chain acyl-CoA synthetase 8-like, with product MEDSEKIVFNSPVQDGMVADDHLSVLKGYGTYGIVGAVVVAVLIPAFLATVFGGKKKGKQRGVPVEVGGEAGYAMRNARETELIEVPQKGATTMAALFEQSCKKYSHNRFLGARKFIGREFVTASDGRKFEKLHMGEYEWQSYGEVFDRACNFASGLIKLGHNVDTRAAIFSETRAEWLIAFQGFFRQNITVVTIYASLGEDALIHSLNETQVSTLICDSKQLKKLAAITSSLNTIQNVIYFEDEGSSDTSVSGSMGDLKVASFSEVEKLGKESPVPPSLPSKNDIAVIMYTSGSTGLPKGVMITHGNILATTAAVMTVVPSLGSADVFLAYLPLAHVFELAAESVMLAAGCSIGYGSALTLTDTSNKVKKGTKGDATMLQPTIMTAVPAILDRVRDGVLKKVNEKGGLAKNLFNLGFRRRLAAVEGSWFGAWGLESMLWDVVVFKKIRSLLGGRIRFMLCGGAPLSGDSQRFINICMGAPIGQGYGLTETFAGATFSEWDDTTVGRVGPPLPCGYIKLVSWKEGGYLSSDKPMPRGEIVVGGYSVTAGYFKNQEKTDEVFKVDEKGMRWFYTGDIGMFHPDGCLEIIDRKKDIVKLQHGEYISLGKVEAALASSNYVDNVMAYADPSHNYCVALIVPACQALEKWAQEAGVKYNDFPELCEKAETVGEVQQSLSKVAKALKLDKFELPAKIKLVPEPWTPESGLVTAAMKIKREQIKAKFKNELNKLYA from the exons ATGGAGGATTCTGAGAAAATTGTGTTTAACTCACCGGTGCAAGACGGTATGGTTGCTGATGATCACTTGTCAGTTCTGAAAGGCTATGGAACTTACGGCATTGTTGGTGCTGTTGTTGTTGCCGTACTTATACCTGCATTTCTGGCCACCGTGTTTGGGGGGAAGAAAAAGGGGAAGCAGAGAGGAGTTCCGGTAGAAGTTGGTGGTGAGGCAGGTTATGCAATGCGCAATGCTCGGGAAACTGAGTTGATTGAAGTTCCTCAGAAAGGAGCCACAACCATGGCAGCCCTTTTTGAACAATCTTGTAAAAAGTACTCACATAACCGATTTCTTGGAGCAAGGAAGTTTATTGGAAGGGAATTTGTTACAGCTAGCGATGGAAGGAAGTTTGAGAAGCTTcacatgggagagtatgaatgGCAATCTTATGGAGAAGTGTTTGATCGTGCTTGCAACTTTGCATCTGGGCTTATTAAGTTAGGTCATAATGTGGATACCCGTGCAGCAATTTTCTCAGAAACCCGCGCAGAGTGGCTTATTGCCTTTCAG GGATTCTTCCGGCAGAATATTACCGTTGTCACTATTTATGCTTCACTAGGAGAGGATGCGTTAATTCACTCCCTTAATGAG ACCCAAGTTTCGACATTGATCTGTGATTCCAAGCAGTTGAAAAAGTTGGCTGCTATAACCTCAAGCCTAAACACTATTCagaatgttatttattttgaagACGAGGGAAGTTCAGATACTAGCGTATCTGGAAGTATGGGCGATTTGAAAGTTGCATCCTTTTCTGAAGTTGAGAAACTTGGAAAAGAGAGTCCTGTTCCTCCAAGTTTACCGTCCAAGAATGATATTGCTGTTATTATGTATACAAGTGGAAGTACAGGTCTACCGAAG GGAGTCATGATAACCCATGGCAACATTTTAGCCACTACTGCAGCGGTTATGACAGTGGTTCCGAGTCTGGGTAGCGCTGATGTATTCCTGGCATACTTGCCCCTGGCTCACGTTTTTGAACTGGCAGCTGAG TCTGTGATGCTGGCTGCAGGTTGTTCAATTGGTTATGGTTCGGCATTGACTTTAACAGACACTtcaaataaagttaaaaaaggAACCAAGGGAGATGCAACTATGTTACAGCCAACCATCATGACAGCGGTTCCTGCTATTTTAGATCGTGTTCGAGATGGAGTTCTGAAAAAG GTTAATGAGAAAGGGGGCCTTGCTAAGAATCTTTTTAATCTTGGGTTTAGACGGCGACTGGCAGCTGTAGAAGGAAGCTGGTTTGGGGCTTGGGGTTTGGAAAGTATGTTGTGGGATGTCGTTGTCTTCAAGAAAATACGCTCATTACTTGGAGGACGCATTCGTTTTATGCTCTGTGGTGGTGCTCCTTTATCTGGTGATTCACAGCGATTCATCAATATTTGCATGGG GGCTCCTATTGGGCAAGGATATGGTTTGACAGAAACATTTGCTGGAGCTACGTTTTCCGAGTGGGATGACACAACTGTGGGCCGTGTTGGTCCTCCCCTTCCTTGTGGGTACATTAAG CTTGTTTCCTGGAAAGAAGGAGGATACTTGTCATCAGACAAGCCTATGCCTCGTGGGGAGATTGTAGTCGGGGGATACAGTGTAACTGCTGGTTACTTTAAGAACCAAGAAAAGACTGACGAGGTGTTTAAG GTTGATGAGAAGGGTATGCGCTGGTTTTATACCGGAGACATTGGAATGTTTCATCCTGATGGATGCCTTGAAATTATTGATAGGAAGAAGGATATCGTTAAACTCCAGCATGGAGAGTACATTTCCCTCGGCAAG GTTGAAGCGGCGTTAGCATCAAGTAATTATGTGGACAACGTCATGGCGTATGCTGATCCCTCGCACAACTACTGCGTAGCTCTAATTGTCCCTGCATGCCAGGCCCTCGAGAAGTGGGCCCAGGAAGCCGGCGTCAAGTACAATGATTTTCCCGAGCTCTGTGAAAAGGCTGAAACAGTCGGTGAGGTTCAGCAGTCCCTCTCCAAG GTAGCAAAAGCGTTGAAATTGGACAAGTTCGAACTTCCTGCCAAGATTAAGTTGGTGCCTGAGCCTTGGACACCGGAGTCCGGATTGGTTACCGCTGCTATGAAGATTAAGAGAGAACAGATCAAGGCCAAGTTCAAAAACGAGCTAAACAAGTTGTATGCGTGA
- the LOC137740013 gene encoding indole-3-glycerol phosphate synthase, chloroplastic-like — MEGLASFRAVASLSSRPRNPISASAFDARGAKWLSLPSSSFSIVRAQQMESKGTPLSAVAVEGEEEPEKVELKIKEWEVGMYHNEVAASQGIRIRRRPPTGPPQHYVGPFEFRLQNEGNTPRNILEEIIWHKDTEVAQLKQRQPLYSLKKDLDNAPPVRDFVGALRAAHSRTGLPGLIAEVKKASPSRGVLRENFDPVEIAQAHEKGGAACLSVLADEKYFQGSYENMVAIRNAGVKCPLLCKEFIIEAWQIYYARTKGADAILLIAAVLPDLDIKYMTRICKMLGMATLVEVHDEREMDRVLGIEGVELIGINNRNLETFEVDTSNTKKLLEGERGELIRQRDIIVVGESGLFTPDDIAYVQEAGVKAVLVGESIVKQNDPQKGIAELFGKDISL, encoded by the exons ATGGAGGGCTTGGCTTCCTTCCGGGCTGttgcttctctctcttcccGTCCCAGAAACCCCATTTCCGCCTCCGCTTTCGACGCTCGTGGAGCAAAGTGGCTCTCTCTTCCTTCGTCGTCTTTTTCCATTGTTCGAGCTCAGCAG aTGGAGTCTAAGGGCACTCCGCTGTCGGCGGTTGCGGTGGAAGGTGAAGAGGAGCCGGAGAAAGTTGAGCTGAAAATCAAGGAATGGGAGGTGGGTATGTACCACAATGAGGTGGCTGCGAGTCAGGGAATTAGAATCAGGAGGAGGCCTCCCACAGGACCCCCTCAGCACTATGTGGGACCTTTCGAGTTCCGGTTGCAGAATGAGGGCAACACTCCACGGAATATTCTGGAGGAAATCATATGGCACAAGGACACTGAAGTTGCTCAG TTGAAGCAGAGGCAACCTCTGTATTCATTGAAGAAAGATCTTGACAATGCTCCGCCGGTGAGGGATTTTGTTGGAGCTCTGAGGGCGGCGCATTCACGAACTGGTCTGCCCGGTTTGATTGCTGAAGTGAAGAAGGCTTCCCCAAGTAGAGGAGTTTTGAGGGAAAATTTTGATCCT GTTGAAATTGCACAAGCTCATGAAAAAGGGGGAGCtgcttgtcttagtgttttGGCAGATGAAAAGTATTTTCAG GGAAGCTATGAAAATATGGTGGCGATAAGAAATGCTGGAGTTAAG TGTCCTCTGTTGTGCAAAGAATTTATCATCGAGGCTTGGCAAATCTACTATGCTCGAACCAAAGGTGCAGATGCGATTCTTTTGATTGCTGCTGTTTTGCCTGACCTTGACATCAAATACATGACAAGGATCTGCAAGATGCTTGGCATGGCAACACTTGTTGAG GTGCATGATGAGAGGGAAATGGACCGTGTTCTTGGCATTGAGGGGGTTGAGTTAATTGGCATCAACAACCGCAATCTTG AAACATTTGAGGTTGATACTAGTAACACAAAGAAGCTTCTTGAAGGAGAGCGTGGCGAATTGATCCGTCAGAGAGACATCATTGTGGTAGGAGAATCTGGACTGTTTACACCAGATGACATTGCCTATGTACAAGAAGCTGGTGTTAAAGCGGTTTTGGTAGGAGAGTCAATTGTGAAACAGAATGACCCTCAGAAGGGAATTGCTGAACTTTTTGGTAAAGACATTTCCTTATAA